gtggggtggggtggaCCTGCCTGTTAACCCTTGCAGGGAGGTAGTCTGTTCTGGCAGTTTGTGACTGTACCTGCTCCCATTCGTTGACATCACATAGAAGGCAAGTGAGGGTCAGGCTGGCATTGTACTCACTCTTCGTCGTGGCGGGACAGGGTAATGTTCGGGGGGCTGAAGGGCTGGACCTGCTCTCCTCTGTGGAGGAGGTTGGGTTGGTGTGGAGGCCAGTCTTGCCTGTTGACCCTTGCGAGGAGGTAGTCTGTTTGAGTAATCCTTTCCTGGACCCGCTCCCGCCTGTCGACGCCCATGAGGAAGGTAAATGTTAGGCAGTCGAGAGCTTGCCTGCACTCCACCACAGGAGGGATAAAATAGCCTTAGGCATTACACCCATCCCTTTGGTACCTCGCGGGGAGATAAGCAGTTGGTGGAGATTTTGTCGATGGAGACGATCGAATGATGCCCAAGTGGGGTTGTATAGTTGGTGTTCCGTGCCACAAGAAGCAATTATGTTAGCCAAAATAGAATTCACACAAGTTTTGAGGGAAACAAACTGAAGTATTTTAGTTGTTGTAGCCAATTTTTGCTTGAGTTATTCTACACTTAAGCGCTCTACTTCACCGACACCACAGACAGCCCATGtggcttttaattttttttttctacagtAATTTTATTTCCCTTTCCCGTGTCCCTATCCTGTCTACGAACAAAATCCCattttcattcaaatttctCCCTCCCTCCAACTTCACCCCCACAGCCTGGTTCCCTCGCTCAACTCCCGTCGTGTACCCGCTGTCTTGTGAAGGGTTGCCGTCTTCTACCGTCTGCCCACTATTTTACAGAATCTGCAAGGTAACCCATTTTGGGAGTTGGGTATTTGATCTAGGTTGGGGTTTAGAATGGGGATTTATGGTATGGATTTCTCAATATGCTGGTAGTTGATAGTGTGGCTTCTAATTTATTGGGCATGCCCATCGCAAAGGATCCCAGCAAGAAATGAGGAAGAGGCTTACAGCTTCTTCCatggaaaatattttctttttcaagttattgtcatattttgtaaataaatttattggGCATGTTCATTGCAAAGGATCCTAGCAAGAAATGCAGAAGAGGCTTACAATAGAATAGAAATCTGACTTGAGAAGAGCTCTGGGTTGAGCCGAGAACTGGTTCTAAGTTGAGAATCTTGCAATCTCAAGGAACTCTGAATTAACATTATATGGTATGGTCAGTTAAATGTAAATATATGTGGTTCACtaataaaaaaggaagattGTGCATTGTAGGAAGGAGGTTTGAACGGATGCCAATTGTTTGTTGATGGTTTTGTTGGTAGCATAGGAAAAACCAGCACCCTCAGCTACTGCCTTGGCTGTCACAAGATGTTTTTGGTTTAATCTGTTAAAATTAGCATGTGTttatgtaaatatcattttcttaGTGTGTCCTCGCATGGAGAACATTTTGAATTGTGTATTTGGAAGTTAATGTAATTTAATGCTTCAACAGATGAGACTTTGCTCTCCTTTTTAGATCTATtagtcattttttttcttgttcactTTATCCCAAAGatttaattgtattaaaagggGATCACATGCTGATGATTTGTTGGATCActtgtatagcatttttctctTACtagtaaatattaatttttatgatatgatagcagaaggtgagagagagagtttttagGGGAGAGAGTTTATGATATGATTTGTTGGATCACTTGATAGGGGAGCTCTTGCTGATAATTTTTAtggtatattttttgaaagtgaTATGATAGTATTATTTGGGAGAGAGTTTTTTTTATGCATAGGGGGTTCTCCATGTGCCCCACCATGActgtttctttcttattttctttgatgATGGATGATATTACATCATTTTCCCCGACAACACACAAGAAGCCATACATTAAATCCCTAAAACCTGCATGTCCTTTTCATTATGGATCCTTATGAagaagaattttgaaatttttatagttaaagCTAGACTTCAAATATagaaatgaatatttttcttcaaaaggtGATGGCTAGATCATTGTTGGTAAAATATTTGCAGAATTTGATGTTTAAAACTTGAGAGACAAGAGATGATCGTTTCCTAATTAATTTCCCCAAGGGATTGTATGTCTCATTTTCAATAGCATGATGgacaaagaagaagataaaggcCAGCTAGGCCTTCTACACCAATTCCACCAACTCAGGTATGATACATTGGTCATTCAACAAAGGAAGGTGTCTTGATTCCAACTAGTtactgtattttttatttatttatttttttgtatattgtaGGGATATTATGGTCCAAGAAATGCCTACTGCCTGCCATTTATgatgcatccaaatacatataTGAATTCATATACATACACATGGGGTAGCCAAGTACGTTGGtttctaaactttcaattttttccctTAAGTGAATTGTTACGTATTCTAACATTGTGCTTGATTGCAGCCCCCCACCAATGCCACATTTTCCAACAACGTTCATCTACCATTCGTAAAGTAATGCGGAGGAGTCGGGCCCTGTTGAACAAACGATCCAGGTACATatctttctaaactttcaaataatttttccttAAGTTGTTTATTACCCATTTTAACATTGTGTTTGATTACAGCCGCCACCAATGCCATCACTTCCAACAACGTTCATCTATCCTTCGTCGAGTAATGCGGAAGAGTTGGGTCATCTTCAACAAGCGAGCCAAGTAAGAATTtttctaaccttctatttttcttccttaAGTGCATTGTTACATATTCTAACATTGTTCCTGATTGTAGCCCCCACCAATGCCACCTTTTCCAACATCGTTCATCTATCCTCCGTCGACTAATGTGGAGGGCCGTCTTCAACAAGCGATCCAAGTAGGAATTTTTCTAACCTTGTATTTTTCTTCCTTACGTGCATTGTTACATACTCTAACATTGTTCCTAGTTGCAGCCCCCACCAATGCCACATTTTCCAACAGCGTTCATCTATCCTCCGTCAACTAATGCGGAGGAGTCAGGCCGTCTTCAACAAGAGATCCAAGTATTCCATTTTCccaaacttatatatttttttcccgtACGTGCATTGTTACATATTCTAACATTGTGCCTGATTGTAGCCCCCACCAATGCCACATATTCTAACAACGTTCATCTCTCCGCCATCGAGTAATGCAGCGGAGGAGTTAGGACATGTTCAACGAACGAGCCAGGTACAAAATTTTcgaaccttttattttttttcaaatgttgtTACCCGTTCTAATATGAGTTTGTGATTACAGCCCCCACCAATGCCACTTGTTCCAACAACGTTCATCTGCCCTCCGTCGAGTAATGCAGATGAGTCAGGGCATGTTCAACAAATGAGCCAGGTGCAAATTTTtctaaccttttatttttttatatacatttttACCCATTCTAAATCATGCCTGATTACAGCCTCCACCAATGCCACCTATCCCAACAATGTTTTACCCTCTGTCGACTAATATGGAAGAGTCGGGTCATCTCCAACAAATGAGCGAGGTAGATTCCGTTctaacattttttcttttcacttacGTGCATTGTTACCCGTTCTAACATCATACTCTATTAAAGCCCCCATCAATGTCATGCCCTCCATCGAGTACCGAAGAGGAATTGAGAAGCACTGGAAAGACAGCAAGTAATGCGGAGACTACAAGTAATGTTGGAGGTACATTACTTTTTgatgtatttttgtattttcataGAAATCCCATATTTTTGGAGGTAATATAAATTCTGCAATGCGCTCAGGAAGAAGGTGGAGGTCGAGACGACAACTGATTTCAATTCCACAAACCAAACCATCCCATGTTCATCCGCATTCTGCATTGAGAAGCAATTTCAAGCTGTGTATACGAACGCGAAATTTAAGGAGGTCCAACTAGAGGTGTGGGGAATGATTTTATGTAACTACATACTTATAAGCAAGGAGGGTTACATTTCTACCTATGATGTTTTGGATGAAATTACCACTGATGATGACCATGTCAAGAGCGTGAAGTACACAATTTACTTTAACGAGGAGGAAGTTGATGTTAAATGCACATGTGCATTATTTGAGATAAGGGGGATTCTCTGTATGCATGCATTGAACGTTTGCTAGATGAATAAGATTCATGCATTGTTGAATAAGTACATCTTggatcgatggaggaaggacTTAAAGAGGAGATATATGGTGGTAAAAAGTAGCTATGACGACTTGCGGCAGAAAGTGGACCAACGAAAAGGAAGGTTCCACCTTTGGAGAAGGCTACAACAAAGCGAAAGAAGAAACCggtaacaaattttatataatgttaattatatattgCTTTTGACTACATGCATATTTGTTTCTAACggatgtgtatttttttatttgaaatttatttagaCTTGTAGGAAAATATTTGATGAAGCATCACATGATGGTGAGGTATCGGAAGCTCCAGAAACTGATCAGGTAATACATTTTCACAAAAttgatttagaattttttaggtTCTCActgatttagaattttttttctaatgggTTTGTATTTCTtcatttccaattttttttaggTACTTAGTGCAATCAATGATGATTTTGTTGTTCTAACACAATGTAGTACTTTCACAAACCCAACGCCATCGGAAAATGAGGAGAAGTGAGGTTGTAGCTACTAGCaagtatttgatgaattttgATTATAGTGATGTATTTTGATGTATCAGGGTCGTTGTGATGTAATTGATGTATTTTGATGGTTGTGGTGTATTTTGACATATTTTGGGagttgtgatgtatttgatgtattttggagatattgatgtattttgacATATTTTGGAAGTTGTGAAGTATTTGATGTATTTTGGGGGTATTGATGTTCTTGAATGAATTTTGTACGACGTTGATATACGTCGCCTTTTATTTTGGATATTTATGCTTTCTAAGATGAGGGAGAAATTTCTGTATTGATACTAGTGGTATTTGTTTGAATTGAAAATGTGTTTATATTTATGGGTGTAGCTACTCATATATGATTTTCTCACTTGTCATATCAGGTTGtaatttatttggttatttggTTCAATTTAGGTGAATTGTAGTAAGGTTCTAAATCAAGTGAATATCGAGCCATGTTCAACATTTAGGAACCATCCATTTTACATACCAAAAGTTTACAACTAACTTCTTCAAAATACATTGGGTCATGTTCAAAATACATTGGGTCATGTTAAATCCCAACTATCTATTTACTACTAACTTCgaccaaaataaatttatggTCCAAGCCAATCAAAGATTATTACAATCGGTAACACCCAATACATACACAAAAATATGCATGCACATCTATTCTCTACGACCTGCTTCCCAATTTTCTCCTCTTGCTTGTAAAGAacattctctctctcacctagtttatcttcatttttctgAACTTCATACTCGCGCAACAATACATCATCCTCCCTTTTTTGAACTGCATTCTCTCTTGAGTGAATTTTCTCCTCTACCAGTTGAAGTATATCTGCCCATATAAAGAATTGGCACTTTGCTTCTCCCTACAGTACAAAAGGTATATTTGACAAATGTAAAATATGACACGTtaaaaagcaataaaaaaatatgacaaaatATTCGATGTCTTACTGTGTTGTACTTCTGACATGAGTAAAATTTTCTTCTAGGATTTTTGTTAGTTCGGGAGGTCTTTAATGGGGCTTTCAAGCCACACTAATAGGTTGGTGATTCTAAAAAATCATCAACTACACATGATGATGAGCTCGATGCCATAGGTTATCTATCTCAAACAGTGCAGAAAAATGTTAAACCAGTTCATGAAAGTAAGTAGAATGACCATAATGTGATGTTCAACAAGTTGTTTAAATGTGATGTTAAATGAAACTCCGACCAAACATATTAATAACTACCAAAAGTATATTGTCGTATTGTGTTTACTACCAACACAACATGCACATTTATAAGCTTCAGTCTCGGGGTTGTGGGCATGAGATTATATTTAATCATATATGGGGCTAGATGAATTTGTGGAATTATTTGGTGGGtgattctttcattttcttggcAACCACTCTCTCCCTTCCTAAAAGTAGACAAATGGTAATTCAGTCTCAGGGTCCCCTAGTTAGCTAGCTCTTGTtgttaatactatttttaatcaAGCATAATATATAGTGATCAAATAGTACTAGATGATcaaatgtttctatcttcttCGAGACAAATCAATAGACGGTACTACTTTTTAAACACCCTATTTTGATTTAGTGAATTAAGGTACTGATCATCAGGGAAATTAgcttttaattcatttcattcatGTTAATAATGATATTggtcaaaattatatatatacacgatcGAAACGAAGAAAATGATCAAActttaatgtatatatatatatatatatatatatttaacatcGAGTTTTGCTATTCATAAGCTGACGTATTTATAACTAAATACTTGATCACAACTTATAGTGAGACCCAatctaacttaaaaaaaaaaaaaaaatcaaaacagcaatcatattttgattagcatagtcatatatatatggagGAGTAGTGGAGTGTGACCGATCCTAAACCTAATCCAAAAGTTGGGGAATTAGCTCGAAGCCACTTTGTGGAAAAAAGCTTCAACAAATTATAAGGAATATTTAAGCCCTACAAGTCACTTAATTCAGATCGCATTGATTTCAAAGTTTTCAACCCCAAAACTTCCATCTTACCATTAGTTGttccctcttttcttttacCTTAATTATGATCATTAGGTAATGGCACCAATCCTATCAACTCCATCATCCCCTTCGTCCATACATGTACAATTCAATCCAACATTACCACATAATTCATTGAATTCAAACTTTCCTTAACTTCTCACATTCCATTTCATAACACAACCGAAACCAAGTATAAATATACAAATACATTACGGTCACCACACACTCTCCATAGTGtctctttgttttttcattACTGTTTAAACTCAGTTACTACTCTTATTAAGCCGGATTTCATCTCTACTACAAGCAAGTGTAGCAACAATCAAAGGAGAAAAACGAAGGAGATTTTCAAGAGCAAAACCAGAACCTCAGAAACCACAACATTACTAatcaaagtgaaaaaaataCGTTTTATTTAATATCAAAACTCCATATCTCCGAGCAAAACCACAACtttcaacaccaaaatcagggGTAAAATCCAACTTTCAAGAGTAAAACCACAACCTCAGAAACCATATCTATCTCCGAGCATCAataatcgaaaaaaaaaaaaaaccatttcttATTTCAAATTCAAGATGTCCCTAGTCCGACGAGaatgaaaatacgtaacaaaCCCATAGTGAGAAAGTAGAAGCAAGAAAATGAATGCATAGTCATCAAGAAAGTATGAACAAATCAAACAAAATCCAGAGTGAGAAAGGGATTACCTTACCGTCGTGGAGTGGAAGATGCATACCAACGGGAACAAAGACGAAGGTCAGGCTCGAAATGGAGTCGGGGGTTTTTGGGTTTTCTGTGGTTCAGAGAAATAGGTTGAGAAAGACCAACTCCATTTTGAGTGGGGGGTTTTCTGAGATCCAGAGAAAGATGAAGGCACTTGTGACAATGATTTGGAGACGAAGGGGTTTTCATCGATTCGGAAGTGAGAGGAGCCCTCTATGGGTTTTCTCAGGAACTCGAATCGTGTTTGGGGGCAGTAGAGGAGCAGAATGAGTTTTCATTTCTCTCAGGAAGGAATTGAAATCGTGTTGGGAGGAGGGGGATGGGTATTGAGCCGTGTAAGTGAGAAACCGTGAAATGGTGGTCAGACCGGGTTCGACATGTCACGGTGTGTGGTGCATGCGGAAGGACCGGCTTTAGCCCAGACTTCTCTTTTTGCTTAACCGAATATTGCTCGTTACTAATTGTCATTTCTTCACTTCCTTATCCTTCattgcttttcttttatctccttgtttttccttctatttttaaaattttttattttagtgtcCTTTGAGATGCGCTCCTGCCCATGGTTTGAGTATTGCGGCTGGTATTTCGTATCGGTTGCTTGCTAGCACCTAGTCGAGAATGAGCCTATCTGATGTCACATGATGGTCGGGGTACGTGCATGTGGTAGGCAAGCAAGTGGGGAACTTGGCCATGAGCTGTGGCTTATAGGTGTCTCACTCGAGGTTAGGCAATTGGCTGAGGGAGAGGCTCCTGCCACTTGGCGGCTAGGCAGCCTAGCTTTCAAATGGCCGTGAAGGAGTTGGCCAAGAGCATGGCCGATGGGAAGGATGGCTTGGATGAGGAGGAGATTCTGCGAGCGGGGGGTTCGTCCAACCAATCAATTTGAGAGGCCAACGTTTAAGAGAGCCATGGCGAGAAGTCTGTGACTGAGGGGCCTCTCCATGGGCGAGGAGTACCCATCGACGACAAAGATTGTCGGGGGTCATGGTGGTAGTGGTTGCGCTGCCCACGAGCCTATGGTGGCCCTATTTATGCTGCCCGTGAGCTCTTAAGGATGGTCAAGCTTGTGCTGCTCGCGAGCTCTTCACGGTGGTTAGGCTTGTGTTGTCCACGAGCTTTTCCTGCATAACATGCGCAAGCTGTACCTTCAAGCGTGGCCGTGGGATAGCTTGCTCCTGCCGTGGTGGTTGGAGACCTCACAAGCAAAGACAGACAACGCCGGCTGCCATACCACGATGGGACCGAGCTGAGGGGTGCTTACGCCATGTGCATGGTTGGTGTTGGGAGAATCTTTGTTGGAGGTAGGTGGTTGGGGACCACTCTTGCAACATCAGACGATGCCAGCGGTTAGCATGGTTGCATCCAGTGAGTCCACGTCACTCGCGGCATGCTCTTGCATGCATGCCGCGTGTGCTATTCTTTGTCGTGGGCCACCCTCAGCCCACAGAGCACTTTTGCATAGACAAAACACGCGGGCGGACCAAGGTGTGGCTGTCGGCGTCCTCGCTGGGAGTCATGCCCATTGGGCGATTGTCGTTGGGTGCATGTTGCCATGCAACGTGGTACACGGCCCTGGGTGCGGCCCTATGAGCAGGGGCCACTGCATGCCAGACAGAAATCTCCTACGACCCATGAGGTGGCTGCCGACAGGTTTACTTGGCTACCTCGAGCTCTCGTCATGGTGTGGGGACGTGCCCACAATGTGCATGCCATGCACAGTCGAGATGTAATGCCCATGCAGGCAATGTGCACTTAAGTGCACAGTGTTTGCTTGCTATGCATGTGCATGCGCCCACTGCATATTTGTGAACAGTATTTCTACATACTTAAAAGCACCTAGAATAGTGGGTGCTATTTTTAAGCTCAAGTGGCCGAGGAGTTTGGGTTACACATTGTGCATACAGAGTGAATATGCTTAGCTGATTGGGCGAGGAAAGGCTCAAGCGATCCTTTTCCAGCAGTAGAGCTTTTCATAGAAATAAAAGTGAGAAGGTTGAGAATACTTATCTGGAGAGCTTCATCTGTTCTTTCAGAGATTATTGAGAGTGCCAAGAAATCGTCATTCTTCTGCTTCCGGCGTAAAAAGTAACTCGAATCCCATAGACGGTGCCACTGTTAACGCTAAAAAATGGCGCAACAGACCGGAATAGGAGAATGATCCATTCTTAGCCCCGCTAAGGTTGTGCTAGGCCTGGATCAGTGATGTGTGGGCCCCCGGCTGATTTGGTGCAGCTGTACGGTGTCAGTGCGTATATCTATGGCGATGAATGGTAGATAAATGTAGGAAAATTAAAGAGAGATAAACATGCAGATTTACGTGGTTAGGCACTGGGCCTATGTCCATGGGGGATTGGGAAGGGGAATCCACTATAATAAGTTTGTTTTATAGTCTCTCATGGTCTCTTATTCTCACTGTACATTAGAGCTCGTAGGTTTCGCTTTCATGTCCAGACTTTAGGAACCCTTGTCTGAAGGTTGAAGAAGCCTTTCATGAGAAGCCTCCCTGGAGAAGCTTGGCCAAAAAGTCCCCCCCGAAGTTGTAAGTCTCTTCCCTTTTATCTCGTCTTTTCTTGCTTTATGTCACATCACCCATTTTTTATGTTTCTTCCCATTTTTTCCTCCTGACACCTTACCGTCCCTTCATTCTCTGTCCCCTTTCCTCTTCCCTTATTTTGTCCTTTAGTGATGATCTTTTGATGGACTGAGTCTTGAGAACTATTTTGAGCCTTGTGATATTTTACTccataataattagtttgaaaatatttataatttgagtgatctttggaaaggaaataaaatgggACGAGaattatttccaaacatcccaACTCCACATATCAGCTTGGGGACACAGAACAGAAGAAGTTGTTCTCACATTTGTTGGCTTCTTTAGTCAAATCTTTGTACTTTTGGGGAGGTGGATCCACCTCTAATTAATCTTGATACCTCGGTTGACCATCATCTTGttcttaaaaacattcttgaacaatgttctcaaaatttattttttccggGCTTTAACACGTTTATAAGATGTAACAATGagttaacaaaaaataagatcTTAGAATAAGGTTTAAtccatttgaaaataaaaataaagattttttttttttatcggtaaaataaaaataaggaacatcttatatatatatatatatatatatttaaaataaaaataaagatttaagAAAAGAGGGAGCGAAGAAGAGTTTCACGCAAGTTGAAAAACCCAGTAAAGAAGATTTGATTTTCTCCATACGAGTTGAGTGGATCTTTGGTTGTATTAAAGCCTTGCATACCATTTGTTATGGTTTCTAAAATTCATGACTCAGTATGCTATGACCGTAACAATGAATACCATGGAacatacacagagagagagagagagagagagagagagagagagagagagagagagagagagagagagagagagagagagagatgattaaCAGGCAATAATTGGTCAGCTGGTGCATGGGGATCTTAGACATCTATTTGCTTAGAGTACGAGACAGCAGAAGCAGATAAGTATATGAAGTAATTGGACTTACAATAGGATAAACTGTCAGGGAACTGAAAAACaatgttctttttcttctacttctttggcTAATCTAACCTAGAATAGCAGACTTACAGAGAGATCCACATATACCATCTGACTAACATTAAGAAGCAATAATGTGATACAATTTCagaaaaaactataaataatGCCATTTTCACTTTATGTCATCCCCAATCATGTGTCAACCACTTAAAATATGCCACATCGAGCATATTTACAGATGACAAAATCTAAGATGAAAGAACTATATTTCTCCAAAACTTAAAGACATTTTCAAACTTCATGCCTAGCCCTTTCATCCGCATTGGATCCATGAATGGAGCCCGGACAGCAGGATGACGCAGAGCAGTTGTCAAATCACCCCCGGGACAATTTACCATGTCTTGCACAACCACAGGCTACAGCTCAGTCTGTCTTTGGATGGAATTAGCACAAAATGCAAATGGAATGGGCAGTTACAGTTCTTCCtgaataagaaaaacaaaatcttcCAAAAGTATATGCAGCTTGACATCGAGATTTTGCCACCattaaaatgcatgcaaaagtTGCAACAATCCCTGTTCGCAGGCTTGGAACAGATTGACTGGGGAACTTAGCAGTGGGAAATGCTGGGTTTAAACATCATAGATCTGGCTAAGGTTATGGCTATGGCATTTGTCTGGCACTTGTCAAATGAAAAGCACGACAATGAAAGGTACAATATTGTTTAGAAAAGCCAAAATTATCGTCAATCTCTTGCATAGCTGTTTTATTCCCCTTTTTGCTTTGTCTGGCTTAAATGGTACTTTTTCATAAAATCTGAGTGTAGGTGAGGTTGTCCACTCAAGGCTCACTGAATTTGTGCATATATTACCAGCTAAAGAAATTAACCTTTTGCTGCCCGGGGGAGGCAGGCACCATCCTTATTTCTTGCCAGGCTTCTTCAGCATCCGCTTCAGGttctttctgaaaaaaaaaatagagacaaaACGTTACAGGTTTTTAccacaaaaatgaaaagaattgcTCAGATCTAGAGCAGATTTCAGAGTTTTATGGATTACCATCTCTATGCTGAATTTAAGAACTAGCTTTCCCAGAGTTCCATACTTACCTCTTTGTGGGTTTGCCAGCAGCACCAAACACGCCCTTCATCAAGGAGCTTATATCCACAGAGCGTTCCTTTGTGATATTATCATGGTAAAGTTTGCTTCCAATCTCAGTAATTTGTTCCTCCACTTCTTCTAGTGTTTGGTCCACATCGAGCTGAAGTTCTCCTTTCCTGATGACAGTTACATTA
This genomic interval from Carya illinoinensis cultivar Pawnee chromosome 2, C.illinoinensisPawnee_v1, whole genome shotgun sequence contains the following:
- the LOC122301990 gene encoding formin-like protein 14, producing MPSLPTTFIYPSSSNAEELGHLQQASQPPPMPPFPTSFIYPPSTNVEGRLQQAIQPPPMPHFPTAFIYPPSTNAEESGRLQQEIQPPPMPHILTTFISPPSSNAAEELGHVQRTSQPPPMPLVPTTFICPPSSNADESGHVQQMSQPPPMPPIPTMFYPLSTNMEESGHLQQMSEPPSMSCPPSSTEEELRSTGKTASNAETTSNVGGRRWRSRRQLISIPQTKPSHVHPHSALRSNFKLCIRTRNLRRSN